From a single Calothrix sp. NIES-2098 genomic region:
- a CDS encoding SSO1426 family CRISPR-associated RAMP protein has translation MFDVFRNRLEITGTLTTVTALRISAGRSTEPIGADLPVIKDALGRPLIPGASFKGALRSRLESFLRGIDPKFAANPALESEWSIPPDRMSEFKNSINNLANQAKEEQLHQFILDRTDLVSFLFGSPWLASKFQVRDLTVLPDSWFGQYQERDGVAIERDTETAGDGKLYDFQVVPAGTPFEFRAVVENAEPHELGLLMIGLHQFETEQIPLGGGRSRGLGVVKLDINKMWWFEYPDNNPEQLLIYLQRLVNGEKDHYKCNQEQLESHKQNWTKALIDYLRANINHSSPTATEQIT, from the coding sequence ATGTTTGATGTTTTTAGAAATCGTTTAGAAATAACAGGAACACTCACAACTGTCACGGCTTTAAGAATTAGCGCCGGACGTTCAACTGAGCCAATTGGTGCAGATTTACCCGTCATCAAAGACGCTTTAGGTAGGCCTTTAATTCCAGGCGCAAGCTTTAAAGGAGCCTTGCGATCGCGTTTAGAAAGTTTCTTGCGAGGAATCGATCCAAAATTTGCTGCAAATCCAGCTTTAGAATCAGAATGGTCAATTCCTCCTGATAGAATGTCTGAGTTTAAAAATAGTATCAATAATCTTGCAAATCAGGCGAAAGAAGAACAATTACATCAATTTATTCTTGATCGTACTGACTTAGTTTCCTTTTTATTTGGTTCGCCTTGGTTAGCAAGTAAATTCCAAGTTCGAGATTTAACAGTATTACCTGATAGCTGGTTTGGACAATATCAAGAAAGAGATGGCGTAGCAATTGAACGCGATACGGAAACAGCAGGGGATGGAAAATTATATGATTTTCAAGTTGTTCCGGCGGGAACACCTTTTGAATTCCGCGCCGTTGTAGAGAATGCTGAACCTCATGAATTAGGTTTATTGATGATTGGGTTACATCAATTTGAAACAGAACAAATACCTCTAGGTGGAGGGCGATCGCGCGGTTTGGGTGTTGTTAAACTAGATATTAATAAGATGTGGTGGTTTGAATACCCAGATAACAATCCAGAACAATTGTTAATTTACCTACAAAGGTTAGTCAATGGAGAAAAAGACCATTATAAGTGCAACCAAGAACAGTTAGAATCACATAAGCAGAATTGGACAAAAGCTCTCATTGATTATTTAAGAGCAAATATTAATCATAGTTCTCCCACCGCAACCGAACAAATTACTTGA
- a CDS encoding cytochrome c oxidase subunit II — protein sequence MKLQKTLNILTLITGAIAVTVTSIWVGKQAYTWLPPQAAAESLLIDDLISFLVTLGAFIFLGVTATLLYSVIFHRAVKGDFSDGPAIEGNLTLEVVWTAIPILLVFWIAGYSYQVYEKMGIQGPMELVHLHNPMGMESAYAAPIEDKEAFPVENIDVVAKQWAWVFHYPERDVTSSELHLPSDRRVRLNLKSEDVLHGFYVPAFRLKQDIIPNHNIDFEFTPIRPGKYQLTDSQYSGTYFATMHADVVVESPEDYHQWLAQAATHKLAPAENQAAYEYAQASSQSVKTGWTTVAPGSAPLVNYPG from the coding sequence ATGAAACTCCAGAAGACATTAAACATTTTGACACTAATAACAGGCGCGATCGCCGTGACTGTTACTAGTATCTGGGTAGGTAAGCAGGCTTATACCTGGCTTCCTCCCCAAGCGGCGGCTGAATCTCTCCTAATTGATGATTTAATCAGCTTCTTGGTAACGTTAGGTGCATTCATCTTTTTGGGAGTGACTGCCACTCTCTTGTATTCTGTAATTTTCCATCGCGCAGTTAAAGGTGATTTCAGCGATGGCCCGGCAATCGAGGGTAATTTAACCCTAGAAGTTGTCTGGACAGCTATCCCTATCCTCCTAGTATTTTGGATTGCAGGTTACAGTTACCAAGTCTATGAAAAGATGGGCATTCAAGGCCCGATGGAACTGGTTCACTTGCATAATCCAATGGGAATGGAATCGGCTTATGCAGCACCGATCGAGGACAAAGAGGCATTCCCTGTAGAAAACATCGATGTGGTTGCTAAACAATGGGCATGGGTCTTCCACTATCCAGAAAGAGATGTTACTAGTAGCGAACTACATCTGCCAAGCGATCGCAGAGTGCGTTTGAATTTGAAATCAGAAGATGTCCTTCACGGCTTCTACGTTCCCGCATTCCGCCTGAAGCAAGACATCATTCCCAACCACAATATTGACTTTGAGTTCACACCCATCCGCCCTGGCAAATACCAACTGACCGATTCGCAATATAGCGGCACATACTTCGCAACCATGCACGCAGATGTGGTAGTTGAATCTCCTGAAGATTATCACCAATGGCTAGCCCAAGCTGCAACCCACAAACTTGCACCCGCTGAAAATCAAGCAGCTTATGAGTATGCCCAAGCCTCTAGTCAGTCAGTCAAAACTGGTTGGACTACAGTCGCACCTGGGTCTGCGCCTTTAGTCAACTATCCTGGTTGA